In Trichoderma breve strain T069 chromosome 4, whole genome shotgun sequence, the following proteins share a genomic window:
- a CDS encoding male sterility protein domain-containing protein translates to MNGHINSKSQLGQRLLVNIVDGYAASDPQRVFIYQPVSSNLEDGYHPITFKDVSNAVNHVAGELLQQAPENISQKDCFPTVAYIGPSDVRYVIIMLACIKAHHKALFISPRNSLEAQISLFKATECTRIMYDASMQSTIETWLQSYPMPATAAPDWSIWVESTAPHVPYNTPFEEARWHPMVVAHTSGSTGIPKPVTVRQGSLAIVDDLQEASFLDGAPSIWSWWGTNSSKLFSPMPTFHMAGVACMVIFGIYHGVPIVLGVPNRPLSADLVAECLVHSQADSAVLPPSIIEDMSVNDEHVQILANLKSTGFGGGNLAPLIGDALVRRGVKLVNIISSTEIAPYLIHHQADPTLWQWIVINAEEMGAEFRLIADDDVYEMFICRKEIGEPSRKILFYTFPDKTEWSTGDMYKKHPTKPNHWLYHGRTDNVIVFSTGEKLNPVTIEAAVVGHPAIKLALVVGQQRFQPALILEPYEHPQDEAAEEALISSVWSIVEEINKVTVAHGRITRDMIAISDPTIPFALSPKGTMQRMATVRLYKDFIDRLYAQTDEAIEIKDAIAPLDISSPESLTQSIVDIVESMTGISGIESESDIFSLGVDSMQVLTLSKTLRSALEFAGIKSGKDVVAARVIYANPTISGLANHLFSTIIIGQNDDDTSAKEISDMAEIISEYTADLRPPNMDQLLPLDEAQTVIVTGTTGSLGAYMLDRLIENPRVVKVIAFNRGQDGGRSRQPAYSAARGLSTDFSKVEFFGVDLSKPYLDLPEAKYNDILATADRIIHNAWPVNFNISVNSFRPYILGVRQLVEFSNKAAKKVPIVFISSIGTVQGWTKPEPIPEHRIDDLTLPKMGYGQSKFAASSILDAAVEQSGVPAAIIRVGQIAGARTKEGTWNPQEFIPSLIASSVHMGMLPASLGPQDVVDWTPVEDIAGLVLDVAGINQKIPLSSISGYFHGVNPSATSWAEIAKILKNYYGERIKALVPFDEWIRALEASAIDATAEDVEKNPGIKLLDTYKGMDEQGKAGIGHIYFDVNRTVAHSQTMRKLGPIDEALIKNWCDQWDY, encoded by the exons ATGAACGGACATATCAACTCAAAGTCCCAGTTGGGACAACGACTTTTAGTCAACATCGTTGATGGGTATGCAGCCTCTGATCCTCAACGAGTTTTCATCTATCAGCCGGTTTCCAGCAATCTCGAAGATGGCTATCACCCCATCACATTCAAAGATGTCTCAAATGCTGTAAACCACGTGGCTGGTGAGCTACTTCAACAGGCCCCAGAAAATATCTCGCAGAAGGACTGTTTTCCTACGGTGGCTTATATCGGACCAAGCGACGTACGATacgtcatcatcatgcttGCCTGTATAAAAGCTCATCATAAAGCCCTGTTCATTTCGCCTCGCAATAGTCTTGAGGCTcaaatttctcttttcaAAGCCACAGAATGCACACGGATCATGTACGATGCGTCCATGCAATCCACCATAGAGACATGGCTTCAGTCATATCCTATGCCAGCAACTGCAGCCCCCGATTGGAGCATTTGGGTTGAATCAACGGCTCCTCATGTGCCATACAACACGCCGTTTGAAGAAGCAAGATGGCACCCCATGGTTGTTGCGCATACGAGTGGCTCTACAGGCATTCCAAAGCCTGTGACTGTTCGCCAAGGAAGCCTTGCGATCGTTGATGACTTACAAGAGGCATCTTTTCTGGATGGTGCTCCTTCAATCTGGAGCTGGTGGGGTACCAACAGCTCAAAGCTATTTTCGCCAATGCCCACATTTCACATGGCTGGAGTTGCTTGCATGGTAATCTTTGGCATTTACCACGGCGTTCCGATAGTTCTAGGGGTGCCGAATCGTCCTCTGAGTGCAGATCTGGTGGCAGAATGCCTGGTCCACTCGCAGGCTGATTCCGCAGTACTACCTCCCTCAATTATCGAGGACATGAGTGTGAATGATGAGCATGTTCAGATCCTAGCTAATCTAAAGAGCACTGGTTTTGGTGGAG GCAATCTTGCCCCTCTGATAGGAGATGCACTTGTTAGAAGAGGCGTTAAGCTCGTCAACATTATATCTTCGACTGA GATTGCACCTTATCTGATTCACCATCAGGCTGATCCCACGTTATGGCAATGGATCGTCATCAATGCGGAAGAAATGGGTGCTGAGTTCCGTTTAATAGCTGACGACGATGTTTACGAGATGTTTATTTGCCGCAAAGAAATTGGGGAACCATCGCGAAAAATCCTCTTTTACACTTTCCCAGACAAGACCGAATGGTCTACAGGCGACATGTATAAGAAGCATCCAACGAAGCCAAACCATTGGCTCTACCACGGCCGCACGGATAACGTTATCGTTTTCTCTACAGGCGAGAAGCTCAATCCTGTTACAATTGAGGCCGCTGTGGTGGGCCATCCCGCTATCAAGCTCGCCCTTGTAGTAGGGCAGCAACGGTTCCAGCCCGCTTTGATCTTGGAGCCGTACGAACACCCACAAGACGAAGCAGCCGAAGAAGCTCTCATCAGCAGTGTGTGGAGCATCGTCGAAGAGATTAATAAGGTCACTGTGGCTCATGGAAGAATTACTCGCGATATGATTGCCATCTCAGATCCCACCATACCATTTGCACTATCGCCCAAAGGTACGATGCAGCGAATGGCAACTGTAAGGCTCTACAAAGACTTCATCGACAGATTATATGCGCAGACGGACGAGGCGATCGAAATAAAAGATGCGATTGCACCGCTAGATATCTCTAGCCCAGAGTCTCTAACGCAGTCCATAGTGGACATTGTCGAATCCATGACTGGTATATCCGGAATTGAATCCGAGTCTGATATCTTCAGCCTTGGTGTTGATTCGATGCAGGTTCTTACTCTTTCCAAAACTCTGCGCTCAGCCCTGGAATTCGCTGGTATAAAGTCTGGCAAggatgttgttgctgccagaGTCATCTACGCAAATCCAACAATAAGCGGGCTAGCCAATCATTTATTCTCGACGATCATCATTGGCCAAAACGATGACGACACGTCTGCAAAAGAGATTAGTGACATGGCTGAAATCATTTCAGAGTACACTGCGGACCTGCGGCCTCCAAATATGGATCAACTGCTTCCTCTGGATGAAGCACAAACAGTCATCGTCACCGGCACTACAGGATCACTTGGTGCCTACATGCTTGACCGTCTGATTGAGAATCCTCGGGTTGTCAAGGTCATTGCTTTCAACcgcggccaagatggaggacgCTCCCGCCAGCCCGCCTACAGTGCTGCTAGAGGGTTGAGCACCGACTTTTCCAAAGTCGAGTTCTTCGGTGTCGATTTGTCCAAGCCATACCTCGATCTCCCTGAGGCCAAGTACAATGATATACTAGCCACTGCAGATCGCATCATACACAATGCATGGCCAgtcaacttcaacatcaGTGTCAACTCGTTTAGGCCCTACATTTTGGGAGTTCGCCAGCTGGTTGAGTTTTCTAATAAGGCAGCCAAAAAAGTACCAATCGTTTTCATCTCAAGTATCGGTACTGTCCAGGGGTGGACAAAGCCAGAGCCAATTCCTGAGCATCGCATTGATGACCTGACATTGCCAAAGATGGGCTATGGTCAATCAAAATTTGCTGCAAGCTCTATTTTAGATGCCGCCGTTGAGCAATCCGGGGTCCCCGCCGCCATAATTCGGGTCGGTCAAATCGCTGGTGCGCGAACCAAAGAAGGCACCTGGAACCCCCAAGAATTCATACCAAGTCTAATCGCCAGCTCGGTTCATATGGGGATGCTGCCGGCCAGTCTGGGTCCTCAAGACGTGGTGGACTGGACGCCGGTGGAAGACATTGCGGGATTGGTTTTGGACGTCGCTGGCATCAATCAGAAGATTCCTCTGTCAAGCATCTCAGGATACTTCCATGGAGTCAACCCGTCGGCTACGAGCTGGGCTGAGATTGCTAAAATCCTCAAAAATTACTACGGAGAAAGGATCAAGGCTCTCGTTCCGTTTGATGAGTGGATTCGTGCTCTTGAAGCCAGTGCGATCGATGCGACAGCAGAGGATGTGGAGAAAAATCCAGGAatcaagcttcttgacaCATACAAGGGAATGGATGAGCAAGGGAAGGCAGGTATCGGCCACATTTACTTTGATGTCAACAGGACTGTGGCACATAGTCAGACCATGAGGAAGCTCGGGCCGATCGACGAGGCGTTGATCAAAAACTGGTGTGATCAGTGGGACTATTAA